The Prunus persica cultivar Lovell chromosome G8, Prunus_persica_NCBIv2, whole genome shotgun sequence genome includes a region encoding these proteins:
- the LOC18766879 gene encoding alcohol dehydrogenase class-3: MATQGQVITCKAAVAWEPNKPLVIEDVQVAPPQAGEVRVKILYTALCHTDAYTWGGKDPEGLFPCILGHEAAGIVESVGEGVTEVQPGDHVIPCYQAECGECKFCKSGKTNLCGKVRAATGVGVMMSDRKSRFSVNGKPIYHFMGTSTFSQYTVVHDVSVAKIDPKAPLEKVCLLGCGVPTGLGAVWNTAKVESGSIVAIFGLGTVGLAVAEGAKTAGASRIIGIDIDSKKFDTAKNFGVTEFVNPKDHEKPIQQVLVDLTDGGVDYSFECIGNVSVMRAALECCHKGWGTSVIVGVAASGQEISTRPFQLVTGRVWKGTAFGGFKSRSQVPWLVEKYLKKEIKVDEYITHKLTLGEINKAFDLMHEGGCLRCVLSTDA; the protein is encoded by the exons ATGGCTACCCAAGGTCAAGTCATCACCTGCAAAg CGGCGGTGGCCTGGGAACCCAATAAGCCATTGGTGATCGAAGACGTACAGGTAGCTCCGCCTCAGGCCGGAGAGGTCCGGGTCAAGATTCTCTACACTGCTCTCTGCCACACCGACGCTTATACCTGGGGTGGTAAG GATCCTGAAGGTCTCTTCCCTTGCATTCTTGGTCACGAGGCTGCAGG GATTGTTGAGAGCGTTGGTGAAGGTGTTACTGAAGTTCAGCCAGGAGACCATGTCATCCCTTGTTACCAGGCAGAATGCGGAGAATGCAAGTTTTGCAAATCAGGGAAGACAAATCTCTGTGGAAAAGTACGTGCTGCCACTGGAGTTGGAGTCATGATGAGTGATCGCAAGAGCCGTTTCTCTGTTAACGGAAAACCTATCTATCATTTTATGGGAACATCAACATTCAGCCAGTACACAGTTGTTCATGATGTTAGTGTTGCGAAGATAGACCCAAAAGCTCCACTGGAGAAAGTATGCCTTCTTGGCTGTGGTGTACCTACTG GTCTTGGAGCTGTTTGGAACACGGCAAAAGTAGAATCAGGATCAATTGTTGCTATTTTTGGCCTTGGGACTGTTGGTCTTGCT GTTGCAGAGGGTGCCAAAACAGCTGGTGCATCACGAATAATTGGCATTGATATTGATAGCAAAAAGTTTGATACAG cAAAAAACTTTGGAGTTACTGAATTTGTGAACCCAAAGGACCACGAGAAGCCAATCCAACAGGTCCTTGTTGACCTCACTGATGGTGGCGTTGACTACAGTTTTGAGTGCATTGGAAATGTCTCGGTGATGAGAGCTGCCCTGGAGTGTTGCCACAAG GGCTGGGGAACATCTGTTATTGTTGGTGTTGCAGCATCAGGACAGGAGATCTCCACTCGCCCTTTTCAATTGGTGACTGGTCGTGTCTGGAAGGGAACAGCCTTTGGTGGTTTCAAGAGCCGCTCACAGGTGCCTTGGCTTGTAGAGAAGTACTTGAAGAAG GAAATCAAAGTTGATGAGTACATCACCCACAAGTTGACTCTTGGGGAGATCAACAAAGCATTTGATTTGATGCATGAAGGGGGATGCCTCCGGTGTGTGCTTTCTACGGATGCATGA
- the LOC18768721 gene encoding F-box/kelch-repeat protein At3g23880, with protein MNNNTEKRIGSMKVPEEIVYEILLRLPVKSLLPFTTVCKSWNCMIKSSAFIHTHLESNHRNNDVQLLLHHPEFDIYSLYRDDDNKDDSRACASSSTFIEYSTNLDNPYAFYAERTGTKTWGSEFVGTCNGLVCIAGKDIDLTTLVWNPSIRKFVVLPKSGVTFCHEYDHREVITFAFGYDRRANDYKVLRRVPCFLGGPLVSCQYEIWSLAKGSWKTLINTANDRHQERDIGNRFFEAGHPPAFVNGALHWLQANVSTWNISIVSFDISGEVFGKIAIPPKAETRKCFDFNRHCVVSRYRESLAFFESCRERRESGLVLLMNMWVMEEYGVAKSWTKLFAICLEGSICRLVGCSKSGEEVVLKLIVDDIVEYQSVNTKTKQVKNFHFDGECSTYYSVMGAFTENLVLLDRPNVFTY; from the coding sequence ATGAATAATAATACAGAGAAGAGAATTGGATCGATGAAGGTTCCTGAAGAAATCGTATACGAAATCTTGCTTAGGTTACCCGTCAAGTCTCTACTTCCGTTCACGACAGTGTGCAAGTCATGGAATTGTATGATCAAAAGCTCTGCCTTCAtccacacccatctcgaatccAACCATCGAAACAACGACGTTCAACTCCTCCTCCACCATCCTGAATTTGATATTTACTCATTGTACAGGGACGACGACAACAAAGACGACAGCCGTGCATGTGCATCATCGTCTACGTTTATAGAGTATAGTACCAATCTTGACAATCCATATGCATTTTACGCCGAACGCACTGGAACCAAGACCTGGGGATCCGAGTTTGTGGGAACTTGTAACGGGCTCGTGTGCATTGCTGGGAAAGACATTGATTTGACCACATTAGTTTGGAACCCTAGCATCAGAAAGTTTGTGGTTTTGCCCAAGTCTGGTGTTACCTTTTGTCATGAATATGATCATCGAGAAGTAATAACCTTTGCCTTTGGCTACGACAGGCGTGCCAATGACTATAAGGTCTTACGAAGAGTGCCTTGTTTTCTAGGAGGCCCATTGGTTTCATGTCAATATGAGATTTGGTCGTTAGCCAAGGGCTCTTGGAAGACTCTCATCAATACTGCTAATGATCGTCATCAGGAACGTGACATTGGAAACCGGTTTTTTGAGGCTGGTCATCCGCCTGCTTTTGTCAATGGTGCTCTGCATTGGCTTCAAGCCAACGTGAGCACCTGGAATATTTCCATTGTGTCGTTTGATATCTCCGGTGAAGTGTTCGGCAAAATAGCCATACCACCAAAAGCTGAAACAAGAAAATGTTTCGATTTTAATCGACATTGCGTGGTTTCGAGGTATAGAGAGTCCCTTGCATTTTTCGAAAGCTGTCGGGAGAGGAGGGAAAGTGGTTTGGTTCTTCTCATGAACATGTGGGTGATGGAGGAGTATGGTGTGGCCAAATCATGGACTAAACTATTTGCAATATGCCTGGAAGGGAGTATTTGTAGACTGGTTGGTTGTAGTAAAAGTGGTGAAGAAGTTGTGCTCAAACTAATAGTTGATGATATCGTTGAATATCAATCTGTGAACACTAAGACCAAACAAGTTaagaattttcattttgatggaGAATGTTCTACTTATTACTCGGTCATGGGTGCTTTCACAGAGAACCTTGTCTTGCTTGACCGGCCTAATGTATTTACATACTAA
- the LOC18768250 gene encoding F-box/kelch-repeat protein At3g06240, translating into MEPIVWGKAPEEIIYEILVRLPVKSLLGCTAVCKSWSCMIKSPTFIHTHLNNRLIESNHRNNDGVQLLLHNPEFELYSLYRDDDDPRASSSTLREYTDLDNPYQVYAERTRSRTWGSEFVGTCNGLVCLAAEDIDLTTLVWNPSIRKFVVLPKSGVTFCHGHGREARCAFGYDRRANDYKVLRRVSCFQEGKFISCQYEIWSLAKGSWKTLNTGNDRHRHERDIEQRDFDAGHPPAFVNGALHWVQVNVNTGNISVGSFDMSDEVFSKITIPPEAETQKCFDSDPHCVVSRYRESLAFFESSEERRESVGCGWLLHMTMWVMKEYGVAKSWDKLFAICLEGSICRLVGCRKSGDEVVLKLIVDNVQYRSVNSKTKQVKNLQIKGSCRYSVMDAFTESLVLLDQPNVFTY; encoded by the coding sequence ATGGAACCAATTGTATGGGGCAAGGCTCCCGAAGAAATCATATACGAAATCTTGGTAAGGTTACCCGTCAAATCTCTACTTGGGTGCACGGCAGTATGCAAGTCATGGAGTTGTATGATCAAAAGCCCTACCTTCATCCACACCCATCTGAACAACCGATTAATCGAATCCAACCATCGAAACAACGACGGCGTTCAACTCCTCCTTCACAATCCTGAATTTGAGCTTTACTCATTATACAGGGATGACGACGACCCCCGTGCATCATCATCTACGCTTAGGGAGTATACCGATCTTGACAATCCATACCAAGTTTACGCCGAACGCACCAGAAGCCGTACCTGGGGATCCGAGTTTGTCGGAACTTGTAACGGACTCGTGTGCCTTGCTGCGGAAGACATTGACTTGACTACATTAGTTTGGAACCCTAGCATCAGAAAGTTTGTGGTTTTGCCCAAGTCTGGTGTTACCTTTTGTCATGGACATGGTCGAGAAGCAAGATGCGCCTTTGGCTACGACAGGCGTGCCAATGACTATAAGGTCTTACGAAGAGTGTCTTGTTTTCAAGAAGGCAAATTTATCTCATGTCAATATGAGATTTGGTCGTTAGCCAAGGGCTCTTGGAAGACTCTCAATACTGGTAATGATCGTCATCGTCATGAACGTGACATTGAACAACGGGACTTTGATGCTGGTCATCCGCCTGCTTTTGTCAATGGTGCTCTGCATTGGGTTCAAGTCAACGTGAACACCGGGAATATTTCCGTTGGGTCGTTCGATATGTCCGATGAAGTATTCAGCAAGATAACCATACCACCGGAAGCTGAAACACAAAAATGTTTCGATTCTGATCCACATTGCGTGGTGTCGAGGTACAGAGAGTCCCTTGCATTTTTCGAAAGCTCtgaggagaggagagaaagTGTTGGTTGTGGTTGGCTTCTTCACATGACCATGTGGGTGATGAAAGAGTATGGTGTGGCCAAATCATGGGATAAACTATTTGCAATATGCCTGGAAGGGAGTATATGTAGACTGGTTGGTTGTAGAAAAAGTGGTGATGAAGTTGTGCTCAAACTGATTGTTGATAACGTTCAATATCGGTCTGTGAACTCTAAGACCAAACAAGTTAAGAATTTGCAAATTAAAGGATCGTGCCGTTACTCGGTCATGGATGCTTTTACTGAAAGCCTTGTCTTGCTTGACCAGCCTAATGTATTTACATACTAA
- the LOC18767114 gene encoding ammonium transporter 1 member 4, giving the protein MAAISCSASDLQPLLGAAANATAAAQYICGRFDAVSNKFVDTAYAVDNTYLLFSAYLVFAMQLGFAMLCAGSVRAKNTMNIMLTNVLDAATGGLFYYLFGFALAFGTPSNGFIGQHFFGLNKFPSQSFDYGYFLYQWAFAIAAAGITSGSIAERTQFVAYLIYSSFLTGFVYPIVSHWFWSADGWASPARADNLLFGSGVIDFAGSGVVHLVGGIAGLWGALIEGPRIGRFDHEGRSVALRGHSGTLVVLGTFLLWFGWYGFNAGSFLNILKPYGESGSYYGQWSAIGRTAVTTTMAGCSAALTTLFGKRLLSGHWNLTDVCNGLLGGFAAITSGCSVVDPWAAIICGFVAAWVLMGCNKLAEKLKYDDPLEAAQLHGGCGSWGIIFTALFAKKAYVGEVYSGQPNRPYGLLMGGGGKLLAAHLVQIVVIVGFVSLTMGTLFFLLHKLKLLRISSEEEMAGMDVTSHGGLAYVYTDECSDPAMLKPGFVVSRTGPPSSAV; this is encoded by the coding sequence ATGGCTGCTATCTCTTGCTCAGCCTCTGACCTCCAACCCCTTTTGGGTGCAGCTGCCAATGCCACCGCAGCCGCCCAATACATCTGCGGCCGCTTTGATGCCGTTTCGAACAAGTTTGTTGACACAGCCTATGCTGTTGACAACACCTACCTTCTCTTCTCTGCCTACCTTGTTTTCGCGATGCAGCTCGGCTTTGCCATGCTCTGTGCCGGCTCTGTTCGTGCCAAGAACACCATGAACATAATGCTCACCAATGTCCTTGACGCTGCCACGGGCGGCCTCTTCTACTACCTTTTTGGTTTTGCCTTGGCCTTTGGCACCCCCTCCAATGGCTTCATAGGCCAACACTTCTTTGGCCTTAACAAGTTTCCTTCTCAGTCTTTCGATTACGGTTACTTTCTTTATCAATGGGCTTTTGCCATTGCAGCTGCTGGAATCACAAGTGGTTCCATTGCTGAAAGAACCCAATTCGTTGCATACTTGATCTATTCATCTTTCTTGACTGGCTTTGTCTACCCCATTGTTTCTCATTGGTTTTGGTCTGCTGATGGATGGGCAAGCCCTGCTCGTGCTGACAATCTTTTATTTGGTTCTGGGGTCATTGATTTTGCAGGCTCTGGTGTTGTTCACTTGGTTGGAGGCATAGCAGGCTTGTGGGGTGCTCTTATTGAAGGCCCACGCATAGGCCGGTTCGATCATGAAGGTAGGTCTGTGGCTTTGCGTGGACATAGCGGCACATTGGTTGTTTTGGGGACATTTCTGCTTTGGTTTGGTTGGTATGGCTTCAATGCAGGCTCATTCCTCAACATTCTCAAGCCCTATGGGGAGAGTGGATCCTATTATGGACAATGGAGTGCAATAGGAAGAACTGCAGTGACAACCACAATGGCTGGATGCTCAGCAGCACTGACTACTCTCTTCGGGAAGCGCTTGCTCTCCGGTCATTGGAACCTCACCGACGTTTGCAATGGCTTGCTTGGTGGGTTTGCAGCAATCACCTCTGGTTGCTCAGTTGTTGATCCTTGGGCTGCAATCATTTGTGGGTTTGTGGCAGCTTGGGTTTTGATGGGATGCAACAAGCTTGCTGAGAAGTTGAAGTATGATGATCCATTGGAAGCAGCACAGCTTCATGGAGGGTGTGGCTCATGGGGAATTATATTCACTGCATTGTTTGCCAAAAAGGCTTATGTGGGTGAAGTCTATTCAGGGCAACCAAACAGGCCATATGGGCTTTTGATGGGAGGAGGCGGAAAGCTCTTGGCTGCACATTTGGTTCAGATTGTGGTGATTGTAGGGTTTGTGAGCTTGACAATGGGAACATTGTTTTTCTTGCTGCACAAGTTGAAGCTCTTGAGGATTTCATCAGAGGAGGAGATGGCAGGAATGGATGTGACCAGTCATGGTGGATTGGCTTATGTATATACCGACGAATGCAGCGATCCGGCAATGCTCAAACCTGGATTCGTGGTCTCAAGGACAGGCCCTCCTTCATCAGCTGTTTAA
- the LOC109946248 gene encoding uncharacterized protein LOC109946248 isoform X1 has product MLLDICAFCVFRSFQTCFQKTAHLCHGIRNTITLVKLLNYTMKSFSVKTKILHCLLEGTAASHVENIGDEEKDANKNSNDGSSAGKGSSKWVKVNEKRALHDVLKEPKFVIRGIPVFFVVSKRSSFYKEFKAGKWAPPP; this is encoded by the exons ATGCTTTTGGATATATGTGCATTTTGTGTTTTCCGGAGCTTTCAAACATGTTTTCAGAAAACTGCCCACCTTTGTCATGGGATCAGGAACACAATTACACTCGTGAAGCTGTTGAATTATACTATGAA GAgtttctctgtcaaaacaaagatTCTTCATTGTCTCTTAGAGGGCACTGCAGCTTCTCATGTGGAAAACATCGGTGATGAGGAAAAGGATGCAAATAAGAATTCTAATGATGGCAGCTCAGCAG GCAAAGGTTCCTCTAAATGGGTGAAAGTAAATGAGAAAAGAGCACTTCATGATGTTCTGAAAGAACCTAAATTTGTTATTCGAGGGATCCCAG tgttttttgttgtttctaaACGTTCCAGCTTCTATAAAGAGTTCAAAGCTGGGAAATGGGCTCCTCCACCTTGA
- the LOC109946248 gene encoding uncharacterized protein LOC109946248 isoform X2: MCILCFPELSNMFSENCPPLSWDQEHNYTREAVELYYESRSFSVKTKILHCLLEGTAASHVENIGDEEKDANKNSNDGSSAGKGSSKWVKVNEKRALHDVLKEPKFVIRGIPVFFVVSKRSSFYKEFKAGKWAPPP; encoded by the exons ATGTGCATTTTGTGTTTTCCGGAGCTTTCAAACATGTTTTCAGAAAACTGCCCACCTTTGTCATGGGATCAGGAACACAATTACACTCGTGAAGCTGTTGAATTATACTATGAA TCCAGGAgtttctctgtcaaaacaaagatTCTTCATTGTCTCTTAGAGGGCACTGCAGCTTCTCATGTGGAAAACATCGGTGATGAGGAAAAGGATGCAAATAAGAATTCTAATGATGGCAGCTCAGCAG GCAAAGGTTCCTCTAAATGGGTGAAAGTAAATGAGAAAAGAGCACTTCATGATGTTCTGAAAGAACCTAAATTTGTTATTCGAGGGATCCCAG tgttttttgttgtttctaaACGTTCCAGCTTCTATAAAGAGTTCAAAGCTGGGAAATGGGCTCCTCCACCTTGA
- the LOC18767466 gene encoding tetratricopeptide repeat protein 4 homolog, whose product MGKKHFADAIDWYTRAINQQALSDSDTALYRAAKAYFALNLLLESTLHCQNGLKHDPSNEELKKLLRQIESKKMEHEQREAQANVYFFVETMHDLVSAIESRGLKIGKAMYQGLTGLRKPVLDKNNILRWPVLLLYAEVMSSDFIEDFCETEMLSANLDMISFF is encoded by the exons ATGGGCAAAAAGCACTTCGCTGATGCCATAGATTGGTACACGAGAGCAATAAATCAGCAAGCTTTGAGTGACTCTGACACG GCTTTGTACCGAGCTGCCAAAGCGTATTTTGCATTGAACTTGTTGCTTGAATCAACTTTGCATTGCCAAAATGGGCTTAAGCATGACCCAAGTAACGAAGAGCTAAAGAAGCTGTTAAGGCAAATTGAGTCAAAGAAGATGGAACATGAACAGCGTGAGGCTCAA GCTAatgtttatttctttgttgaaaCTATGCATGACCTTGTTTCCGCGATCGAAAGTAGAGGGCTGAAAATTGGGAAGGCAATGTATCAAGGACTTACAGGATTAAGAAAGCCTGTATTAGATAAGAATAATATTCTTCGTTGGCCAGTTCTTCTGCTGTATGCAGAGGTTATGTCCAGTGACTTCATTGAGGATTTCTGTGAGACTGAAATGTTGTCAGCTAATCTGGACATGATATCCTTCTTTTAA
- the LOC18768137 gene encoding uncharacterized protein LOC18768137 — protein MGNCAALSASARGVFKNSKALPIETTFKLPAPLPSWPPGDGFASGSIDLGGLQVYQISSFTKVWATHEGGPDNLGASFFEPSPLPQGFYMLGCYSQPNNKPLSGWALAAKSTEHKDDHLLLKKPLDYTLVWNSESLKNLKKDGDGYVWLPTPPHGYEAIGHVVTSSPEKPSLDKIRCVRSDLTDHCEADSWIWGPGTAGDANGFNVFSLRPSNRGTQAMGVPAGTFVALNGLPSSTIAIACLKNTLSLSNSHIYMPNLTQIEALLEVYSPLIYLHPDEVYLPSSVGWFFSNGALLYKKQGDAVAIEPTGSNLPQGGSNDGSYWLDLPVDKSASARVKKGDLLHYQVYLHIKPMMGSTFTDIAIWVFYPFNGPATAKVEFFNISLGKIGEHVGDWEHLTLRVSNFTGELWRVFFSQHSGGTWVDASQLEFENGNKAVGYASLQGHALYPKAGLVLQGSGGIGIRNDTAKSKKVLDTGQSSLLVSAEYLGSAVTEPPWLNYSRKWGPNISYDIADEIKTVEKLLPGKLKSAFDKFVKSLPNEVLGEEGPTGPKMKNSWTGDEV, from the exons ATGGGAAATTGCGCTGCCCTCTCAGCTTCAGCAAGGGGTGTTTTCAAGAATAGCAAGGCTTTACCTATCGAAACCACATTCAAGCTTCCGGCTCCATTACCCAGCTGGCCACCTG GTGATGGGTTCGCAAGTGGAAGCATCGATCTAGGTGGACTACAAGTATACCAGATATCATCTTTCACCAAAGTCTGGGCTACCCATGAGGGGGGACCAGACAACCTTGGGGCAAGCTTCTTCGAACCTTCACCCTTACCCCAAGGTTTCTATATGCTTGGTTGCTATAGCCAACCCAACAACAAACCTCTTTCAGGATGGGCCCTTGCTGCAAAATCAACAGAACATAAAGACGACCACCTTTTACTCAAGAAACCACTTGATTACACTCTCGTGTGGAACAGCGAGTCCTTGAAAAATCTAAAGAAAGATGGCGATGGCTACGTCTGGTTACCCACTCCCCCACATGGTTATGAAGCCATTGGCCATGTGGTCACCAGCTCTCCGGAGAAGCCATCTCTCGATAAAATCAGGTGCGTTCGATCTGACCTCACTGACCACTGCGAGGCTGACTCGTGGATTTGGGGACCAGGTACCGCTGGTGATGCCAATGGTTTTAATGTGTTTAGCCTCAGACCAAGCAATAGGGGGACCCAAGCTATGGGCGTACCCGCTGGCACATTCGTAGCCCTAAATGGTCTTCCTTCGTCTACTATTGCGATCGCTTGTTTGAAGAACACGCTATCTCTATCTAATTCTCATATTTACATGCCCAACCTGACTCAAATTGAGGCATTACTTGAAGTTTACTCGCCACTCATATACTTGCATCCTGACGAAGTATACCTCCCTTCTTCGGTGGGCTGGTTTTTTAGCAATGGGGCCCTTCTATACAAGAAACAAGGTGATGCAGTCGCCATCGAACCAACGGGCTCCAACCTTCCCCAAGGTGGCTCAAATGATGGCTCCTATTGGCTGGACCTACCCGTGGATAAAAGCGCCAGTGCAAGAGTGAAAAAGGGAGATCTACTCCACTATCAGGTGTATTTACACATAAAGCCCATGATGGGCTCAACATTTACGGATATAGCCATATGGGTCTTCTACCCTTTCAATGGGCCGGCGACGGCCAAAGTTGAGTTTTTCAACATCTCATTAGGGAAGATAGGCGAGCATGTTGGCGATTGGGAGCATTTGACCTTACGAGTTAGCAATTTCACAGGGGAACTGTGGAGGGTTTTCTTCTCGCAGCACAGCGGGGGCACGTGGGTGGACGCTTCCCAGCTTGAGtttgaaaatggaaacaaaGCAGTGGGCTATGCGTCATTGCAGGGGCATGCCTTGTATCCGAAGGCAGGGCTTGTTTTGCAAGGGAGTGGCGGAATAGGAATAAGGAATGATACAGCCAAGAGTAAGAAGGTATTGGACACTGGACAAAGCTCTTTATTAGTCTCGGCTGAGTATTTGGGGTCGGCTGTGACTGAGCCACCATGGCTCAACTACTCTAGGAAATGGGGTCCAAACATTAGTTATGACATTGCGGACGAAATCAAAACGGTGGAGAAACTTTTGCCTGGAAAGCTCAAATCTGCTTTTGATAAATTCGTAAAGAGTCTACCAAATGAAGTATTAGGGGAAGAAGGGCCTACAGGTCCCAAGATGAAGAACAGCTGGACTGGAGATGAAGTTtga
- the LOC18767683 gene encoding uncharacterized protein LOC18767683, which produces MNSGPIDISSDEESGRNEKEDEAIYDWISELMDSIDNENDDDSDDVVVISEVNIKPKTKSSKPPVTDVDDDCVVLDGDPDKPVSVVDDSGSNSDELLVVGEKGQIACRDYPHPRHLCAKFPFKTTLHEKHCDLCHCYVCDSLAPCVHWGTGVSNIGHCHATDKEETWKILRKDSKIVKSSPPAPKLPAALPKLSQGPPRNIIRLAPSSILQNQVSRPTTIRACSSTSRTMPSVRNPGRSHQSEFILSKNRAHPCSVSKQLVGARNNVVGRNRGHNIDNLGPQFVSSHPMFKRVGAVGGTLPVNRTTFGSANNSSCTSPSQYGRNSAPMAASSDRKHFRWQNVPSTVHQNSSQPMATFVGNTVPSQPQTCSPRATIFDSVFNTNFPDQGNLRQNDSYISQYGNQSQDASQGGYQYGNQSQNSSQNICLQDNLCASVADMGFSDCNYSWVDNSSQSIQHPPIQQPPFQPPPVETSQIQSTEPIYVPSLVKEQSNEIADVSLDSQLNWLLENQSVPAVTSDSVPSHLNVLSPEPTFIEPGMLMFDFETSWNGLTEV; this is translated from the exons ATGAATTCGGGTCCAATCGACATAAGCTCCGACGAAGAATCGGGCCGGAACGAGAAGGAAGACGAGGCAATCTACGATTGGATATCGGAACTTATGGACAGCATCGACAACGAAAACGATGACGATTCCGATGATGTTGTGGTGATTAGTGAGGTCAACATCAAGCCCAAGACCAAGTCTTCAAAACCGCCGGTGACAGATGTGGACGACGATTGCGTTGTCTTGGATGGTGACCCGGATAAGCCGGTTTCGGTAGTGGATGATTCGGGTAGCAACTCCGACGAGTTGCTTGTAGTAGGGGAGAAGGGGCAG ATAGCATGCAGAGACTACCCTCATCCACGGCATCTTTGTGCCAAGTTTCCTTTCAAAACTACCCTGCATGAGAAGCACTGTGACCTT TGTCACTGTTATGTTTGTGACTCTCTGGCACCCTGTGTACATTGGGGCACTGGAGTCTCCAACATTGGCCATTGTCATGCCACTGATAAAGAAGAGACGTGGAAAATATTGAGGAAGGATTCgaagatagtgaaaagttCTCCACCAGCTCCAAAATTGCCTGCGGCTCTGCCTAAACTTAGTCAAGGTCCACCACGTAATATTATTCGGTTGGCACCTAGCTCTATATTACAGAATCAGGTCTCTAGGCCAACTACGATCCGTGCTTGCTCCTCAACCAGTCGCACTATGCCTAGCGTCAGAAACCCGGGTAGAAGCCACCAATCAGAATTTATTTTGTCTAAGAACCGAGCCCATCCGTGTTCAGTTTCAAAGCAGTTGGTTGGTGCACGCAATAATGTTGTTGGGAGGAACAGAGGTCATAATATTGATAATTTAGGCCCTCAATTTGTCTCTTCTCATCCAATGTTCAAAAGAGTAGGAGCTGTTGGTGGCACCTTGCCAGTaaaccgaaccacatttggttcagcaaataACAGTAGTTGTACCAGTCCATCTCAATATGGCAGAAATTCCGCTCCCATGGCAGCATCAAGTGACAGAAAGCACTTCAGGTGGCAGAATGTTCCTTCTACCGTGCATCAGAACTCCTCCCAGCCCATGGCCACATTCGTTGGAAATACAGTGCCTTCCCAACCCCAAACATGTAGTCCTAGGGCCACTATTTTTGATTCAGTTTTTAACACAAATTTTCCTGATCAAGGCAATCTTAGGCAAAATGATAGCTATATCTCGCAGTATGGGAATCAAAGTCAGGATGCTAGTCAAGGTGGATATCAGTACGGGAATCAAAGTCAGAATTCAAGCCAAAATATCTGTTTGCAAGATAATCTATGTGCAAGTGTCGCAGATATGGGTTTTTCAGATTGTAACTATAGTTGGGTGGACAATTCCAGTCAAAGCATTCAACATCCTCCAATTCAGCAGCCTCCTTTTCAGCCGCCGCCAGTTGAAACTTCTCAAATTCAAAGCACCGAGCCTATATATGTGCCATCTCTCGTGAAGGAGCAGTCTAATGAAATTGCTGATGTCAGTTTGGACAGTCAATTAAACTGGCTACTGGAAAACCAGTCTGTTCCTGCAGTAACAAGTGATTCTGTGCCATCTCATCTAAATGTCTTGTCTCCTGAGCCTACTTTTATAGAGCCAGGAATGCTTATGTTTGATTTCGAAACCTCTTGGAATGGTCTCACAGAGGTGTAG